A single genomic interval of Eurosta solidaginis isolate ZX-2024a chromosome 3, ASM4086904v1, whole genome shotgun sequence harbors:
- the LOC137247183 gene encoding sialin-like isoform X2 gives MGAKRQSSIDININLKSPIFGVRHMQCFLIFCGLCLIYAMREYKWSEQTKSHILSSFFCGYVFAQIPAGAWSRRFGGHLILLMSASLSSMLALLTPLSADVGDWPLLCALRFFQGLFQGATSPALATLMAKWAPIEERSAMLTYCSSGLELGIVIMLATSGMLSSSSWGWPSTFYIPGGLGLLWSVIWFLFGASTPNDCKYLSPAERTLISISLDTNGNSEKCNTVVHLIPWKAILASRPFLVLVLSQCASSWCFWTLLTQIPSYIKSVLGKDIQSNAYFSALPYLMMLLLSLTLCPIASYLEKSKRLKATVSRKIFNTIGQWVPAVTLVYLGFLRTDEGDLAIVLLTLTVTISTVTHFGFQVNHLDLSPHFAGTLMGIANSAAYVMSFIAPLLVGYIVTDTTNLHQWRIIFSISGAFSFFGNLFFLFFGTAKVQPWNDGSQNNNKVKPHNKIVKSSNSQNSV, from the exons GAATACAAATGGTCTGAGCAAACAAAATCGCATATTTTAAGCAGCTTCTTTTGTGGGTATGTATTCGCGCAGATACCAGCAGGCGCCTGGTCGCGACGTTTTGGCGGTCATTTAATCTTATTGATGAGCGCAAGTTTGAGCAGTATGCTGGCACTACTCACACCGCTTAGCGCTGATGTGGGCGATTGGCCGTTATTATGTGCTCTGCGCTTCTTCCAAGGTTTATTTCAGGGTGCAACATCTCCCGCGCTAGCAACGTTGATGGCCAAATGGGCACCGATCGAAGAACGTAGTGCCATGCTAACATATTGCTCGTCCGGTCTCGAATTGGGCATAGTTATCATGTTGGCGACTAGCGGTATGCTTTCCTCTTCTAGCTGGGGGTGGCCAAGCACTTTTTATATACCGGGCGGTTTGGGTTTACTATGGTCAGTCATATGGTTTTTGTTCGGTGCAAGCACACCAAATGACTGTAAATATTTATCACCAGCTGAGCGTACACTTATTTCCATCTCCTTGGATACAAATGGAAATAGCGAAAAATGCAATACAGTAGTGCATCTAATACCGTGGAAAGCCATTTTAGCATCACGCCCATTCCTTGTGCTGGTCCTTAGCCAATGTGCAAGTAGTTGGTGTTTTTGGACTCTACTCACTCAAATACCATCATATATTAAAAGCGTGCTCGGAAAAGATATACAAAGTAATGCATATTTTTCGGCTCTGCCATATCTCATGATGCTTCTCCTTTCTTTGACTCTATGCCCCATTGCAAGTTATCTAGAGAAGTCGAAACGTTTGAAAGCCACTGTTAGTCGTAAAATTTTTAATACCATCGGACAGTGGGTGCCTGCAGTTACGCTCGTATATTTGGGATTTTTACGAACCGACGAAGGAGATTTAGCCATCGTCCTATTAACATTGACTGTAACAATTAGTACTGTTACACATTTTGGCTTTCAAGTAAATCACCTTGATTTGTCACCGCACTTTGCCGGCACTCTAATGGGTATCGCGAACTCAGCAGCATACGTAATGAGCTTCATAGCTCCACTACTTGTGGGCTATATCGTAACAGATACG ACAAATCTGCATCAATGgcgcataattttttcaatttctggtgcttttagtttttttggaaatttattctttttattttttggcaCCGCTAAAGTGCAGCCCTGGAATGATGGTtctcaaaataataataaagttaagCCGCATAACAAAATTGTGAAATCGAGCAATAGCCAGAACTCGGTTTAA